In Bacteroides cellulosilyticus, the genomic stretch CGGTGCTGAGAAGTTTGTAATGATCTCTACGGATAAGGCTGTAAATCCGACCAATGTAATGGGATGCTCCAAGCGTATCTGTGAGATTTATGTGCAGTCTTTAGCTAAGAAACTTCAGGAGAAAGGTGGGCATGTGACGCAATTCATTACAACACGTTTCGGTAATGTGTTAGGTTCTAATGGCTCGGTAATTCCACGTTTTCGCGATCAGATTCAACGTGGTGGTCCTGTAACTGTGACACATCCTGAAATTATCCGTTATTTTATGACTATTCCCGAAGCTTGCCGTCTGGTACTTGAAGCCGGTAGCATGGGTAATGGCGGTGAGATTTATATCTTTGATATGGGTAAACCGGTGAAGATTGTGGATCTTGCCAAGCGTATGATCAGTCTTTCCGGACGTACGGATGTGAAGATTGAGTTCACTGGATTGCGTCATGGTGAAAAACTGTATGAAGAGTTGCTGAATGTGAAAGAGCTGACAAAGCCGACTTATCATGAGAAGATTATGATTGCTACAGTTCGCGAATATGATTATGATGAGGTGAAGCAACGCATTCAGAAGTTGATAGAGGTTAGTTACACGTATGATCAGATGCAGATTGTAGCTGCTATGAAGGATATTGTTCCTGAGTTTATCAGCAAGAATTCATGCTTTGAAGCCTTGGATAAGAAACCCGAATAAAGAAAAAGTTCCTCTGTAAAGGAAACGCCAATATATGTAATGCCCCGTAACGATATATGTTAGATATGCTAACAATATATGTTACGGGGCATTACTTATAATGATATGTTGTGCGGTTCCTGTTTATTTTTTGCTGGAGAAATATTTCATGAACTGAGTACGTTCGAAGGTATTTACTCCATTCAAGTCGCTAACATTCAGCATTCCCTTGAATTGAGGAATGTTTTCCATGCCTTTGCGATCCATCCATAAGTTCAGGAAGTGGATATATTCTCCTACAAGGGCATAACTGTTCTGATAGAATGCACTACAAATCTCTACAGCTGAAGCTCCTGCCAAAATTGCTTTTACAATGCCTTCGGGAGAGTGAATACCGCCTGATGCTGCATAATCCAACTTATTCACAGCTGCGGAAGCGATACCGATCCAACGTAAGGCTTTAACCAGGTCAGCTCCTGTGCTGAATACATTTCCTGAGATTTGCTTCATCTTTTCGATATCAATATCCGGTTGATAGAAGCGGTTGAACAATACCACGGCAGCTGCTCCGTTGGCATATAACTGATCTATCAGAGCTATCGGATTAGTTAGGTTATCACCCAGCTTCATGATGATCGGAATACGTACCGTCTTTTTGATGTGGCTGAGAATATCAATATGGCGTTGTTCGAATGAACCGTAATTGTATAGCATATCTGTCTGGAGAGCCAGGATATTGATTTCTATAGCATCAGCTCCTGCCGCTTCCATTTGTTGCGCAAATCCTACCCATTCAGCATCCTGATAGCAGTTTATGCTGGCAATAACAGGAATGGGGCATACTTTTTTAGTATCCTTGATCAGTTCCAGATACTCTGACAGTTTATGTTGGCGGACGTATTCTACCAAGTAATCACTGCCTTCAGGATACATATTCGGATCTCCCAGCCAGTCAGCTTCCAACATGATCTGCTCTTCAAAAAGAGATTTCAGAACAATGGCACCGACACCGGCTTCATAGAATTTCTGATTTTTTTCAGCACTATCAGTTAAACCTGAGCTGCTGACGATAATCGGGTTTCTTAATTCTAACCCGGCAAAAGTAGTTTTTAATGTTGCCATGGTAATAATGTTTAATGAATAATGATTAATACGTTCTGTCTCCAAAGATTTTGCTTCCTACGCGTATCAGAGTACTTCCAGCAGCAATAGCTTGGTGATAATCGTGGGACATTCCCATGGACAACTCCCGAAAAGCCTCCGTGTCGGCAAACCATGAGTCTTTCACTTCTTTGAAGAAGCTACTTAATGAACAAAATTCCTTCTCTATTTGTTCATTGTCGTCTGTATTTGTTGCCATACCCATCAGACCGCATAATTGTATGTTACTGAGAGTTTTCCATTCACCGGCTGCTAACATTTCCCGACATTCGCCAAAACTAAAACCAAATTTAGTTTCTTCTTCTGCAATGTGCAGTTGCAACAGGCAGTTGACTACTTTTCCGGCTTTTGCAGCTTGCTTATTGACTTCTACAAGGAGTTTGTATGAGTCAATTCCGTGGATCAGAGCCACGTAGGGCACGATAAACTTGATTTTATTGGTTTGCAGATGCCCGATAAAGTGCCATTCAATGTCTTTGGGAAGACTTTCGTACTTGGCAGTCATTTCCTGTACTTTGCTTTCTCCGAATATTCGTTGTCCGGTGCGATAGGCTTCTTCTATCGCTTCATTGGGGTGAAATTTGGAGACAGCTACCAGTCGCACCTCATCAGGCAGTTCGCTTAGCACTTGTTGAAGATTCTCTGCAATATTCATGATTAGAAAATTGAAATATGAAATTCAAAAGTTGAAGATCAAAGCGTTCTGTGTTTACGCTAATCACTTCAACTTTCAATTCTCAAAAGATTAAACTTCCGGTTTGTCATTGGGTTCCGCGCTATACGGATATACATCCATAAGGGGTGTTTCGGATACTAAAGCAATCTGGTAATCCGCCATCGTACCCTTCATGCCTTCATCCAGTTTCTTAACAGCATCGCGCAGGTCGGCAGCTTGTACCAATACCTGAGTGGATGTTTTCTTTTCAGCTCCACTCTTTTCGTCCAGAGTAATAAAGATCAGTTTACACTTGAACCAGCGGTCGGCGGCCTCTTCTTCGCTGGGGAATAATTCACTATAGTTGGCACGTTTGATGTCTGATACTGTAAATTCGCCTGAAATAAACGGCGTCATTTCTTCAATGATGCGTGCTTCCGCTTCCGTAAAGCTGAGTGCGTCCACTAAATAAGGTTCTGTAACTTTCTTGTTCATACCGTTTTCCATCACTTTTTCGTAACGGATCTTGCACTCAAACCATGTATGCATTGCCATAATTCCTTTGTTTTTTTAATTATGAATTTATATTCTTGTTATAAAACTGACTACAAAGATA encodes the following:
- a CDS encoding dihydroorotate dehydrogenase-like protein; translated protein: MATLKTTFAGLELRNPIIVSSSGLTDSAEKNQKFYEAGVGAIVLKSLFEEQIMLEADWLGDPNMYPEGSDYLVEYVRQHKLSEYLELIKDTKKVCPIPVIASINCYQDAEWVGFAQQMEAAGADAIEINILALQTDMLYNYGSFEQRHIDILSHIKKTVRIPIIMKLGDNLTNPIALIDQLYANGAAAVVLFNRFYQPDIDIEKMKQISGNVFSTGADLVKALRWIGIASAAVNKLDYAASGGIHSPEGIVKAILAGASAVEICSAFYQNSYALVGEYIHFLNLWMDRKGMENIPQFKGMLNVSDLNGVNTFERTQFMKYFSSKK
- a CDS encoding YggS family pyridoxal phosphate-dependent enzyme, coding for MNIAENLQQVLSELPDEVRLVAVSKFHPNEAIEEAYRTGQRIFGESKVQEMTAKYESLPKDIEWHFIGHLQTNKIKFIVPYVALIHGIDSYKLLVEVNKQAAKAGKVVNCLLQLHIAEEETKFGFSFGECREMLAAGEWKTLSNIQLCGLMGMATNTDDNEQIEKEFCSLSSFFKEVKDSWFADTEAFRELSMGMSHDYHQAIAAGSTLIRVGSKIFGDRTY
- a CDS encoding DUF4494 domain-containing protein yields the protein MAMHTWFECKIRYEKVMENGMNKKVTEPYLVDALSFTEAEARIIEEMTPFISGEFTVSDIKRANYSELFPSEEEAADRWFKCKLIFITLDEKSGAEKKTSTQVLVQAADLRDAVKKLDEGMKGTMADYQIALVSETPLMDVYPYSAEPNDKPEV